The following are encoded together in the Rana temporaria chromosome 12, aRanTem1.1, whole genome shotgun sequence genome:
- the LOC120918969 gene encoding cartilage-associated protein, which produces MACWICRASLLLLALSVGAQYEHYSFRSYPRDELMPLESAYKYGLDQYSGEKWPESVHYLEISLRLYRLLRDSEAFCNLNCSTARIDDNPPPKGLENGTQSQGRFNDFPELRVFGDVLMRSRCLKRCKQGLPAFRQSQPSRETMLEFQVREPYKYLQYAYFKTDNLPKAVAAAHTYLLLHPDDEMMKRNMAYYKSMPDSENHIKDLETKNYENFFIRAVRAYNGENWRTSISDMELALPDFYKAFQECTAFCEGSREIKDFKDFYPSVADHYIEVLRCKMKCERDLTPVIGGYVVEKFVATMYHYLQFAYYKLDDVRNSAPCAASYLLFDPDDDVMKQNMVYYQYHKEKWGLTESNFKPRPEATLFYNVTTKQRELYQFAMQNLVDDDEGDVVEYLDELLNASDF; this is translated from the coding sequence ATGGCCTGCTGGATTTGCCGcgcctcccttcttctcctcgcCCTCTCAGTCGGCGCTCAGTATGAACATTACAGCTTTAGAAGTTACCCCCGAGATGAACTGATGCCCCTCGAGTCGGCCTATAAATACGGGCTGGACCAGTACTCGGGCGAGAAGTGGCCAGAGAGCGTCCATTACCTTGAGATAAGCTTGAGGCTATACCGCCTCCTGAGGGATAGCGAGGCGTTCTGTAATCTAAACTGCAGTACGGCCCGGATAGACGACAACCCTCCGCCGAAGGGCCTGGAAAATGGGACTCAGTCCCAAGGTCGGTTCAACGACTTCCCCGAACTCAGGGTGTTTGGAGACGTTCTGATGAGATCTCGATGCCTGAAACGTTGTAAGCAGGGTCTCCCCGCCTTCCGCCAGTCTCAGCCCAGCAGAGAGACCATGCTGGAGTTCCAGGTCCGCGAGCCCTACAAATATCTCCAATACGCCTACTTCAAGACCGATAACTTGCCCAAAGCGGTGGCGGCTGCCCACACTTACCTCTTGTTGCACCCCGACGATGAGATGATGAAGAGGAACATGGCCTATTATAAGAGCATGCCGGACTCGGAGAACCACATCAAAGATCTGGAGACCAAGAACTACGAGAACTTTTTCATCCGAGCTGTTAGGGCCTACAACGGAGAGAACTGGAGAACCTCCATCTCCGACATGGAGCTGGCCTTACCCGACTTCTACAAGGCCTTCCAGGAATGCACGGCCTTCTGCGAAGGTTCTAGAGAGATCAAAGACTTCAAGGACTTCTATCCATCGGTGGCCGACCACTACATTGAGGTCCTGAGATGCAAAATGAAATGTGAGCGTGACCTCACCCCCGTCATCGGAGGGTACGTGGTCGAGAAATTTGTGGCCACCATGTACCACTATCTTCAGTTTGCCTACTACAAACTCGACGACGTTCGGAATTCCGCCCCTTGCGCGGCGAGCTATCTACTCTTTGACCCGGATGATGACGTCATGAAGCAGAACATGGTCTACTACCAATACCACAAGGAGAAGTGGGGCCTTACAGAGTCGAACTTCAAGCCTCGCCCTGAGGCCACCCTGTTCTATAACGTCACGACCAAACAGAGAGAGCTGTACCAGTTCGCCATGCAGAACCTGGTAGATGACGATGAGGGAGATGTGGTGGAATACCTTGATGAACTTTTGAATGCGAgtgatttctaa